A genomic segment from Candidatus Korarchaeum cryptofilum OPF8 encodes:
- a CDS encoding CBS domain-containing protein produces MWSLIPEREEELKVRMKVSEVMNRNIITMRPDGTVYEAAKLMKENNIGSVVIMEEGELRGIVTERDLITRYIAAEDGRRPEDVKVSEIMTKDPITIRDNTDIDEAARIMIEKNIRRLIVVNYDGRVVGIISSRDILKVAPHIWFLLLQELRIAQSKVRGLI; encoded by the coding sequence ATGTGGTCGTTGATACCCGAGAGGGAGGAGGAGCTCAAGGTAAGGATGAAGGTATCCGAAGTGATGAATAGGAATATAATAACGATGAGACCTGATGGAACTGTCTATGAGGCTGCCAAGTTGATGAAGGAGAATAATATAGGCTCCGTCGTCATAATGGAGGAGGGTGAGCTCAGGGGGATAGTCACTGAGAGGGATCTGATAACCCGTTACATAGCAGCGGAGGATGGTAGAAGGCCTGAAGATGTGAAGGTATCTGAGATAATGACGAAGGATCCGATAACTATAAGGGATAACACTGATATAGATGAGGCAGCTAGGATAATGATCGAGAAGAACATCAGGAGGCTCATTGTCGTGAATTATGATGGAAGAGTTGTAGGCATAATTTCCTCAAGGGATATATTGAAGGTGGCTCCTCACATATGGTTCCTCCTCTTGCAGGAGCTCAGGATAGCTCAATCTAAGGTGAGGGGACTGATATAG
- the rqcH gene encoding ribosome rescue protein RqcH, whose translation MKLRGMTGIEISHTINELRRLEGGFIKKIYNIDGNSFSLLFHPEVDGRREIVIDLRGFIFLTKLKWAKPQTPSSFVMTLRKHLENARIESISQLGLERIISFEFPRGMRLIVELFGGGNLILLSGDEIVASQRRAEYRGRTIRTGEIYKPPPSPWKEIPSFSREELTGILGRIPPEEKVWKVLTGLGLGPPYLNEVLLKLKIDAEVKISDLDLEKLADEISDLMSRRTEPTLYLDGEEIVEYSAFPLSHLEYDRARRDLLSDAIEDYYKSKGISFEDERISSLRREIERQISLKEEYERTYAQLRRIGDTILSNIHEVEEALGRARSGEEHALVKRVDWKSGKVIISLEGEEIQLDIRRSASENASEYYDKAKKAREKALRIDKALSNIMERLKQIESSLEERKLELSPKPRKRERWYEKFRWFYTSSGNLVICGRDAQTNSEIVSKYMDDKDLFFHVDMPGGAVVVLKVEREVDQRSIEQAAVAAASFSRAWKEGLSYADVYYVKGEQVSKHAPPGMYLPKGSFYITGKRNYLRAKLELSVGIQETQDGMKLTAAPPDAPFICSVRIRPGSMSKEEAAIRIKNKLIELLSNVKIGGGVEVPADELTLDNIVRSMPPGKVRVEE comes from the coding sequence ATGAAGCTCAGGGGGATGACTGGGATTGAGATAAGTCATACCATCAATGAGCTGCGCAGACTGGAGGGTGGTTTCATCAAGAAGATCTACAATATCGATGGGAACTCCTTCTCCCTCTTATTCCATCCGGAAGTGGATGGGAGGAGAGAAATCGTGATCGACCTTAGGGGGTTCATCTTCCTCACGAAGCTCAAATGGGCGAAGCCCCAAACACCATCTTCATTCGTGATGACGTTGAGAAAGCATTTGGAGAACGCTAGGATAGAGAGTATATCCCAGCTTGGTCTGGAGAGGATCATTTCATTCGAATTCCCAAGAGGGATGAGGCTCATAGTGGAGCTATTCGGTGGGGGGAATCTGATATTGCTATCTGGCGATGAGATAGTAGCCTCTCAACGCAGAGCTGAGTACAGAGGCAGGACGATAAGAACGGGGGAAATATATAAGCCCCCTCCATCCCCATGGAAGGAAATCCCTAGCTTCTCCCGAGAGGAGTTGACTGGAATATTGGGAAGGATTCCACCCGAGGAGAAGGTCTGGAAGGTCCTGACTGGCCTCGGATTAGGTCCTCCTTACCTCAATGAAGTCCTCCTAAAGCTTAAAATTGATGCTGAGGTTAAGATCTCCGATTTGGACCTCGAGAAATTGGCTGATGAAATTTCCGATCTCATGAGTAGGAGGACTGAGCCCACCCTGTACTTAGATGGCGAGGAGATAGTTGAGTACTCCGCATTCCCGCTCTCCCATCTCGAATACGATAGAGCGAGGAGGGATCTTCTATCTGACGCTATAGAGGATTATTACAAATCTAAGGGAATATCCTTTGAGGATGAAAGAATATCCTCACTCAGGAGGGAGATAGAGAGACAGATCTCTTTGAAGGAGGAGTATGAGAGAACTTACGCTCAGCTGAGGAGGATAGGCGATACTATCCTCTCAAATATTCATGAGGTCGAGGAGGCCCTCGGCCGAGCGAGATCCGGTGAGGAGCACGCGCTCGTAAAGAGAGTGGATTGGAAGTCGGGCAAGGTGATCATATCGCTAGAAGGCGAGGAAATACAGCTTGATATAAGGAGGTCTGCCTCAGAAAATGCCTCAGAATACTATGATAAGGCTAAGAAAGCTAGAGAAAAGGCCCTTAGGATCGATAAAGCCCTATCCAATATTATGGAGAGGTTGAAGCAGATCGAATCCTCCCTAGAGGAGAGGAAGCTCGAGCTCTCACCCAAGCCTAGGAAGAGGGAGAGATGGTATGAGAAGTTCAGATGGTTCTACACTTCCTCCGGAAACCTCGTGATCTGCGGGAGGGACGCTCAAACGAACTCGGAGATAGTGAGCAAGTATATGGATGATAAGGACCTCTTCTTCCATGTGGACATGCCTGGAGGAGCTGTTGTCGTCCTGAAAGTTGAGAGGGAGGTCGATCAGAGGTCTATAGAGCAAGCAGCAGTAGCTGCAGCATCATTCTCGAGGGCTTGGAAGGAGGGGCTCTCTTACGCGGATGTATATTACGTTAAGGGCGAGCAAGTCTCTAAGCATGCTCCTCCGGGAATGTACCTCCCGAAGGGCAGTTTCTACATAACGGGGAAGAGGAACTACTTGAGGGCCAAGTTGGAGCTATCAGTGGGGATACAGGAGACTCAGGATGGCATGAAGCTGACGGCAGCCCCCCCTGATGCGCCCTTCATATGCTCCGTTAGGATAAGACCGGGATCCATGAGCAAGGAGGAGGCAGCAATTAGGATAAAAAATAAACTGATTGAGCTCCTGAGTAACGTTAAAATAGGTGGGGGGGTTGAAGTCCCGGCGGATGAGTTGACCCTGGACAACATAGTGAGATCTATGCCCCCCGGTAAGGTGAGGGTAGAGGAGTGA
- a CDS encoding archease, translating into MGRRFLELEADVGFEVWAEDLNSLFEEAALSMYEIMVDVEKVERSIERHISVSAPDIEMLLHHWLSELLFITDVERIVFSDFEVKISGNDLEGRAWGEFIDVERHNPKTEIKAVTYHKLSVREEGGVWRCTVVLDI; encoded by the coding sequence ATGGGAAGGAGATTCCTCGAATTAGAGGCGGATGTTGGATTTGAGGTATGGGCCGAGGACTTGAATTCCCTCTTCGAGGAGGCTGCCCTCTCAATGTATGAGATAATGGTGGATGTGGAGAAGGTGGAGAGGAGCATAGAGAGGCACATAAGCGTAAGCGCTCCCGATATAGAGATGCTGCTTCACCACTGGTTATCGGAGCTTCTGTTCATCACGGACGTTGAGAGGATAGTTTTCTCCGATTTCGAGGTCAAGATATCTGGGAACGACCTGGAGGGGAGGGCGTGGGGCGAATTCATAGATGTCGAGAGGCACAACCCGAAGACGGAGATAAAGGCCGTCACTTATCATAAGCTGAGCGTGAGGGAGGAGGGAGGGGTCTGGAGATGTACAGTTGTCTTGGATATATGA
- a CDS encoding 50S ribosomal protein L3 codes for MPRRHGSLQYYPRKRAATQKALFRSYPELSVDKPTLVAFPGYKVGMVHVLLKEDRPGKLNLGQQITLASTVIETPPIEIVGFRAYKEGYYGLKPLTTALRIEKKDPISRTLTIGEGVDNFNEALSKLEGAKVSEIRILSYTRPDLAGIHKKKPEFMEIPVKGGEMEERIEFAKSLVGSQLKVDSVFKVGQLVDVTAVTKGHGWQGVVRRFGIELLRHKAGKGRWRVGSLGSRHPPYVTWRVPRAGQTGYHKRTEYNKRILMMGDLTKGDLDLSPKGGFKNYGILRSQYILLSGSVPGPAKRFVFIRHPIRPSYAELPAPEIYYVSSIGWLGR; via the coding sequence ATGCCAAGGAGGCATGGTTCTCTGCAGTACTACCCTAGGAAGAGGGCTGCTACTCAGAAGGCTCTATTCAGATCCTACCCTGAACTCTCGGTTGATAAACCGACTTTAGTAGCATTTCCGGGGTACAAGGTCGGGATGGTTCACGTTTTACTGAAGGAGGATAGACCAGGTAAGCTCAACCTCGGACAGCAGATAACTTTAGCGTCTACAGTTATAGAGACACCTCCCATCGAGATAGTCGGCTTCAGAGCTTATAAGGAGGGATACTACGGGCTCAAGCCCTTAACTACTGCGCTGAGGATAGAGAAGAAGGATCCCATCTCGAGGACCCTGACAATAGGAGAGGGTGTGGATAACTTCAATGAAGCTCTATCAAAACTTGAAGGAGCGAAAGTGAGTGAGATCAGGATACTATCATATACTAGGCCGGATCTAGCCGGTATACATAAGAAGAAACCCGAATTCATGGAGATCCCGGTTAAGGGAGGGGAGATGGAGGAGAGGATAGAATTCGCTAAATCGCTAGTGGGCTCCCAGTTGAAGGTAGATAGCGTCTTCAAAGTCGGTCAGCTCGTCGACGTGACCGCTGTCACTAAAGGGCACGGCTGGCAGGGGGTCGTGAGGAGGTTCGGGATAGAGTTGCTGAGGCATAAGGCTGGGAAGGGGAGATGGAGGGTAGGAAGCCTCGGCTCGAGGCATCCGCCTTACGTGACTTGGAGAGTACCTAGAGCCGGGCAGACGGGTTATCATAAGAGGACGGAGTATAACAAGAGGATACTCATGATGGGGGATCTCACTAAAGGTGATTTGGATCTCTCCCCCAAGGGAGGCTTCAAGAATTACGGGATCTTGAGGAGTCAATATATCTTGTTATCAGGATCCGTCCCCGGCCCGGCAAAACGCTTCGTCTTCATAAGGCATCCAATAAGGCCCAGCTACGCTGAACTGCCCGCTCCCGAGATATACTACGTGAGCTCTATAGGATGGCTCGGGAGGTGA
- the rpl4p gene encoding 50S ribosomal protein L4 — translation MEVPVYNLNGEVIGRIELPPLFELDVRQDIIRRVYLSQLTARIQPQGRDPLAGLRTSAESLGVGHGIARVPRVKGRGYPAAGRAARAVMAVGGAKTKAPRSWKVVWERVNKKERRLAIGSAIAATSHPELVGARHRIPEGIALPIVVSDDIESIAKTSDLHKLLKKLGLEEELERCKRRFGKIRAGRGKMRGRVRQRARGPLIIYSREDSPLKLASRNIPGVDAVSLRNLSVMHLAPGGKPGRLTIWSESSIRALEEVRVIV, via the coding sequence ATGGAGGTCCCAGTCTATAACCTGAACGGGGAGGTAATCGGGAGGATAGAGCTGCCTCCATTGTTCGAGCTCGATGTGAGGCAGGATATAATAAGGAGGGTCTACCTATCCCAACTAACTGCCAGAATACAGCCTCAGGGCAGAGATCCCCTAGCCGGTCTCAGGACCTCGGCCGAGTCCTTGGGAGTAGGTCACGGTATAGCTAGAGTACCGAGGGTGAAGGGGAGAGGTTATCCCGCAGCTGGCAGAGCTGCTAGGGCTGTCATGGCCGTAGGGGGAGCTAAGACGAAGGCGCCAAGATCTTGGAAAGTCGTATGGGAGAGGGTCAATAAGAAGGAGAGGAGGCTCGCTATAGGGAGCGCGATAGCAGCTACCAGTCACCCAGAACTCGTTGGGGCGAGACATAGGATACCGGAAGGGATCGCCCTACCTATCGTGGTATCGGATGATATAGAATCAATAGCGAAGACCTCCGACCTTCACAAGCTGCTCAAGAAACTGGGTCTCGAGGAGGAGCTTGAGAGGTGCAAGAGGAGGTTCGGGAAGATCAGAGCGGGAAGAGGGAAGATGAGGGGAAGGGTCAGGCAGAGAGCGAGGGGACCCCTGATAATATATTCTAGGGAAGACTCTCCCCTGAAGCTAGCATCTAGGAACATACCCGGGGTAGATGCCGTTTCCTTGAGGAACCTGAGCGTGATGCACCTGGCCCCAGGAGGGAAACCTGGGAGACTTACCATATGGAGCGAATCCTCGATAAGGGCTCTGGAGGAGGTGAGGGTCATTGTCTAA
- a CDS encoding 50S ribosomal protein L23, which yields MSKFFDPFKILKAPISTEKAVRMINEENKLAFYVDIKASKSEIKRAVEEAFDVKVVSVRTLITSTGRKKAYVKLSPEFKASDIASKLGVIG from the coding sequence TTGTCTAAGTTTTTCGATCCATTTAAAATACTTAAAGCTCCCATATCCACTGAGAAGGCAGTTAGGATGATAAATGAGGAGAATAAGCTGGCCTTCTATGTCGATATTAAGGCGAGTAAGTCGGAGATAAAGAGGGCAGTTGAGGAGGCCTTTGATGTTAAAGTGGTGAGCGTCAGGACTTTAATAACATCTACTGGAAGGAAGAAGGCCTATGTGAAGCTATCACCTGAGTTCAAGGCATCAGATATAGCCTCGAAGCTTGGAGTCATAGGGTGA
- a CDS encoding 50S ribosomal protein L2 translates to MGKRILVQRRGRGGIQFRSKDHLKIAPARYPQDGMDNLMRGVIKEILHEPGRHTPISLVELENGQEFYYIPPEGVYEGQEIQIGKGAEVKTGNVLPLSEIPDGSLVCNVEIRPGDGGKIARRSGTYAIVFSHEGDKVILRLPSRKEKLVDARCRATIGVVAGSGRIEKPFMKAGIKYYHERTHPKRWPVVRGVAMNPVSHPHGGGSHKRPGKPTTVARTAPPGQKVGHIAARKTGRAKRRAATKR, encoded by the coding sequence ATGGGTAAGAGGATCTTAGTTCAGAGGAGGGGAAGGGGAGGAATCCAGTTCAGGTCTAAGGATCACTTGAAGATAGCTCCAGCTCGCTACCCCCAGGATGGAATGGATAATCTGATGAGAGGGGTCATAAAGGAGATACTGCATGAGCCGGGCAGGCACACCCCGATATCGCTTGTAGAGCTAGAGAACGGGCAGGAGTTCTATTACATACCTCCCGAGGGGGTCTATGAGGGTCAGGAGATTCAGATAGGCAAGGGGGCTGAAGTGAAGACCGGTAATGTATTGCCTCTCTCCGAGATACCTGATGGTAGTCTCGTGTGCAACGTCGAGATAAGGCCCGGAGACGGTGGGAAAATCGCTAGGAGGAGCGGTACTTATGCGATAGTTTTCTCCCACGAAGGGGATAAGGTGATACTTAGGTTACCCTCCAGGAAGGAGAAATTAGTCGATGCGAGATGCAGGGCAACAATAGGCGTAGTGGCTGGCAGCGGAAGGATAGAGAAGCCATTCATGAAGGCGGGTATCAAGTATTATCATGAGAGGACGCATCCGAAGAGGTGGCCGGTAGTAAGAGGGGTGGCGATGAACCCCGTATCACATCCGCATGGAGGTGGATCGCACAAGAGGCCTGGAAAACCAACTACAGTCGCTAGAACAGCTCCTCCTGGTCAGAAAGTCGGTCATATAGCTGCTAGGAAGACCGGAAGGGCTAAGAGGAGGGCGGCGACCAAGAGGTAA
- a CDS encoding 30S ribosomal protein S19, whose amino-acid sequence MSSREFRYRGYTLEQLQTMTLDELANVMPSRIRRTLKRGLSIENKKLLDKIRKYKAMGIDKVIRTHRRDMPILPEMVGSKIAVHNGKEFVEITIVPEMIGHYLGEFAMTNRIVRHGKPGKGATRSSKFVPLK is encoded by the coding sequence ATGTCCTCGAGGGAGTTCAGGTACCGTGGGTATACTTTGGAGCAACTTCAGACCATGACCCTGGATGAGTTAGCTAATGTGATGCCGTCTAGGATAAGGAGAACACTGAAGAGGGGGCTTTCCATCGAGAATAAGAAGCTCCTAGATAAGATCAGAAAGTATAAGGCCATGGGGATAGATAAGGTCATAAGGACCCATAGGAGGGATATGCCCATCCTACCTGAGATGGTCGGCTCTAAGATAGCGGTCCACAACGGGAAGGAGTTCGTTGAGATCACGATAGTGCCCGAGATGATAGGGCACTATCTCGGTGAGTTCGCGATGACCAACAGGATCGTGAGGCATGGGAAACCTGGAAAGGGAGCCACGAGATCCAGTAAGTTCGTGCCCCTCAAGTGA
- the larA gene encoding nickel-dependent lactate racemase — protein MPDFQLPYGNSKIYFSLPDNLRVHYIEPREVEPIKELKEELNSSLNNLRFLRPGARVAIIADDITRPTPTHLILPTVLDFLEGAGIREVSLIVALGTHRPMTQSELERKYREALDRVNLIQPDFRDPEKQVRVGTMPNGAPIEVTKELSKVDFSIGIGCVTPHHVSGFSGGSKIVLPGVSGERTVGEMHMLSARLRRSFLGIEENEVRNLMDLVAEKAGLRGLIDLVVDGIGRPTWIGVGGVKEVFKEAVKESRKIYEVESPGNLDIVIASSYPADIEFWQAHKSLYPADMVLRDGGTLILVTPCPEGVARTHPEVIELAGLPPEEIDRRVRSGFVKDLIGAANSMVWSKIRSRIRVVIVSEGIREDEARSMGFEWYGELQEAIDKELRRFNKPKIGIMKNAPELLPKVQNINSL, from the coding sequence TTGCCCGACTTTCAGTTACCTTACGGGAACTCTAAGATTTATTTCAGTCTACCCGATAATTTGAGAGTCCATTATATAGAACCGAGAGAAGTTGAACCTATAAAAGAGCTAAAAGAGGAGCTCAATAGCTCCCTGAACAATCTGAGGTTCCTCAGGCCTGGAGCGAGAGTAGCTATTATAGCCGATGATATAACTAGACCCACCCCCACGCACCTGATACTCCCCACAGTTCTAGATTTCTTAGAGGGAGCCGGTATAAGGGAAGTCTCTCTAATAGTTGCTCTAGGGACTCATAGGCCTATGACACAATCTGAACTCGAGAGGAAATACAGAGAAGCTTTGGATAGAGTGAATCTCATCCAACCGGACTTCAGAGATCCGGAGAAGCAGGTTAGAGTGGGCACGATGCCGAACGGAGCCCCCATAGAGGTCACTAAAGAGCTCTCTAAGGTAGATTTCTCGATAGGAATTGGTTGCGTTACGCCCCATCATGTCTCAGGATTCTCAGGTGGTTCCAAGATAGTCCTCCCGGGTGTTTCTGGCGAGAGAACTGTGGGAGAGATGCATATGCTAAGCGCCAGGCTTAGGAGAAGCTTTCTTGGCATCGAAGAAAATGAAGTAAGGAATTTAATGGACTTAGTTGCGGAGAAAGCTGGTCTTAGGGGTTTAATAGATCTAGTGGTCGATGGTATTGGCAGACCCACTTGGATAGGGGTCGGAGGAGTTAAGGAAGTGTTCAAGGAAGCCGTGAAGGAGTCCAGGAAGATATACGAGGTTGAATCCCCGGGGAATCTCGATATCGTGATAGCGAGTAGCTATCCGGCTGATATAGAGTTCTGGCAGGCGCATAAATCCCTATATCCAGCTGATATGGTGCTCAGGGATGGGGGTACATTGATCCTCGTGACACCATGCCCAGAAGGAGTTGCTAGAACTCATCCTGAGGTGATAGAGCTCGCAGGACTGCCACCGGAGGAGATAGATAGGAGGGTGAGATCGGGGTTCGTTAAGGACCTCATAGGGGCAGCGAATTCAATGGTGTGGTCTAAGATCAGGTCGAGGATCAGAGTAGTCATAGTATCGGAGGGAATAAGGGAGGATGAAGCGAGGTCCATGGGATTCGAGTGGTACGGTGAGCTTCAGGAGGCGATAGATAAGGAGCTGAGGAGGTTCAATAAGCCCAAGATAGGGATCATGAAGAATGCCCCCGAGCTCCTCCCCAAGGTTCAGAATATAAACTCTCTATAA
- the pdxA gene encoding 4-hydroxythreonine-4-phosphate dehydrogenase PdxA, which yields MGSVIVTAGDPLGVGPEVLVKAIKRLGLPVTVIGSIRSLKKACESCGLDMDFTPVDEPTPLRDSVPVIDIDDFGVEGSGPTPEGGLHSYLCIRKASELILGGKAEALVTGPVSKEAVNMAGIKFTGHTELLAELAGGRKTKMMLFLDELRVSHVTTHVALKDVPRLLTEEEIIVTVELTSSFLGKLGEPGKIGVSSLNPHAGEGGLFGDEEIRIIRPAIEKLIDRGYEVEGPIPADTIFLRAMRGEFKAVVAMYHDQGHIPIKLLGFNRAVNVTLGLPYVRTSVDHGTAYDIAGKCLADEGSMVNAIRLAFRLLGC from the coding sequence ATGGGATCAGTTATAGTAACGGCAGGCGACCCGCTGGGAGTGGGTCCTGAAGTCCTAGTTAAGGCTATTAAACGCTTGGGGCTTCCAGTAACTGTCATAGGGAGTATAAGGTCCCTGAAGAAGGCATGTGAATCATGTGGCCTCGATATGGACTTCACCCCTGTGGATGAACCCACGCCCCTGAGGGATTCGGTACCCGTTATAGATATCGATGACTTCGGAGTCGAGGGCAGCGGTCCGACGCCGGAGGGAGGGCTCCACTCCTACCTCTGCATAAGGAAGGCATCTGAATTGATCCTCGGAGGGAAAGCTGAAGCCCTAGTTACGGGACCCGTCAGCAAGGAGGCCGTGAACATGGCTGGCATAAAATTCACCGGTCATACGGAACTCTTAGCTGAGTTAGCGGGGGGTAGGAAGACTAAGATGATGCTCTTCCTCGATGAGTTGAGGGTATCGCATGTCACGACGCATGTAGCACTCAAGGATGTTCCGAGGCTCCTGACGGAGGAGGAGATTATTGTAACTGTGGAACTTACCTCCTCCTTCCTCGGGAAGCTCGGGGAACCGGGGAAGATAGGAGTATCCTCTCTGAACCCGCATGCGGGCGAAGGGGGGCTCTTCGGAGATGAGGAAATCAGGATCATAAGGCCAGCCATCGAGAAGCTCATCGATAGGGGATACGAAGTTGAGGGGCCGATACCCGCTGATACCATATTTCTGAGGGCGATGAGGGGCGAGTTCAAAGCTGTTGTAGCGATGTACCATGACCAGGGACACATTCCAATCAAGCTTTTGGGATTTAATAGGGCCGTAAATGTCACCCTAGGGCTCCCTTACGTAAGGACGTCGGTGGATCATGGGACAGCATACGATATAGCTGGCAAATGCCTAGCGGATGAGGGTAGCATGGTAAACGCTATAAGGTTAGCATTCAGGTTACTTGGGTGCTAG
- a CDS encoding four-carbon acid sugar kinase family protein, protein MMKVLIIADDLTGALDTTSKFGKGSVVSLRGEVSSDFVGISTDTRLLRPDEARLRVRDSLKRFSGWHYLYKKIDSTMRGNVGAEFDEICESSGVRIPFTPAYPEQGRIVREGLIYVRGRLLEETDYVRELPKCSSDILEIVKATSRLRVGYWYGEQDIMTFRDVRDRSELSRAFRLIEESGFKVMGGSAGLAMELSNFLGCEKADYVELYNPLLFISGSTNEVTLKQLERLSERIEVLSDGSLDLARKNLMEGSSVAISFDLGSSLSRIGKIAELLLDLRPGSLVIIGGETLRRLLDLLGASAIRIGSYPEEGLAAGWIVGGPMDGTPLISKAGGFGDPETLLRILSSVRR, encoded by the coding sequence ATGATGAAGGTCCTCATAATCGCTGACGATCTCACCGGGGCCCTCGACACCACGAGTAAGTTCGGTAAGGGATCCGTTGTTTCGCTCAGAGGGGAAGTTTCATCGGACTTCGTTGGTATAAGCACTGACACGAGACTTTTGAGACCTGATGAGGCTAGGTTGAGGGTAAGAGACTCTCTGAAAAGATTTTCAGGTTGGCATTACCTGTACAAGAAGATAGATTCAACAATGAGAGGGAATGTGGGGGCTGAGTTCGATGAGATATGCGAGTCTTCAGGTGTTAGGATCCCCTTCACACCGGCATACCCGGAGCAGGGTAGGATAGTCAGGGAAGGACTCATCTATGTGAGGGGGAGGCTACTGGAGGAAACTGATTACGTTAGAGAGCTCCCTAAATGCTCTTCTGACATTTTAGAGATAGTAAAAGCTACATCCAGGCTCAGAGTGGGCTACTGGTATGGAGAGCAAGATATAATGACTTTCAGGGATGTGAGAGATAGATCCGAGCTCTCTAGAGCTTTCAGGCTCATAGAGGAGAGCGGTTTCAAGGTAATGGGAGGGAGTGCAGGGCTAGCCATGGAGCTCTCCAATTTCTTGGGCTGTGAAAAGGCTGATTATGTTGAGCTCTATAATCCTCTACTCTTCATCTCCGGCTCAACGAATGAGGTGACATTGAAGCAGTTAGAGAGGTTATCTGAGAGGATAGAGGTGCTCAGCGACGGATCCTTGGATCTAGCGAGGAAGAACCTCATGGAGGGATCGAGTGTAGCCATATCTTTCGATCTAGGGAGTTCCTTGAGCAGGATAGGGAAAATAGCTGAGCTCTTACTAGATTTAAGACCAGGTTCTCTCGTTATCATCGGTGGGGAGACTTTAAGAAGGCTTTTAGATTTACTGGGTGCTTCCGCGATAAGGATAGGGAGCTATCCGGAGGAGGGGCTTGCCGCTGGATGGATCGTTGGTGGCCCTATGGATGGAACTCCTCTTATCTCAAAGGCTGGAGGTTTTGGGGATCCTGAGACACTGCTAAGGATCCTATCGAGTGTCAGGAGATGA
- the rpsJ gene encoding 30S ribosomal protein S10 has protein sequence MTEILRIELVSVNPESLEKVSRMFKEIADKMGVRVKGPIPLPTKRLRVTALRNPSGEGTNRYDKYELRIHKRIIDIPNPDERYIRSIMGITLPDDVKISIVLM, from the coding sequence ATGACTGAAATCCTTAGAATAGAGCTGGTAAGTGTGAATCCAGAGAGCTTGGAGAAAGTAAGCAGGATGTTCAAGGAGATAGCTGATAAGATGGGAGTGAGGGTTAAGGGACCCATACCCCTTCCCACTAAGAGGCTCAGGGTGACGGCCCTCAGGAATCCATCGGGAGAGGGAACTAATAGATACGATAAATATGAGCTGAGGATCCACAAGAGGATAATAGACATCCCGAACCCGGATGAGAGGTATATAAGGAGTATAATGGGTATAACGCTCCCTGATGACGTCAAGATAAGCATAGTCCTGATGTGA